The window CCTTCACGGCGAACTTCGCGGCGCTGTATGCGGTGTGCGCGGAGCGCGGGCCGAGCGACGCCCAGAAGCCGTTCACGCTGCTGGTGTTGATCAGATGGGCCTCGCGGCTGGCGAGCAGCATGGGCATGAACGCGCGCGTGCAGTAGTACACGCCGCCCCAGCACACCGCGAAGGTCTTGTCCCACTCCTCGCGCTCGTCGAGGACGAAGCTTCCGCCGCCGCCGATTCCCGCGTTGTTGAACAGCAGGTCGATGTGCTTCGCCTGGTGCTGCTCGGCGACCGCGGCGCGGAAGGCGATCACCTGCCGCTCCTCGGAGATGTCGACCTTGTGCGTGGTCACGCGCACGTCGGTCTTCGCCGCGGCTCGCGCGAGCGATCGGGTCTGCGCCATCGACTCCTCGTTCACGTCGCAGAGCGCGACGTGGCAGCCGTCGCTGGCGAGCGCGATCACGAGCTCGCGCCCCATCCCGCTTCCGCCGCCGGTCACCACCGCAAGCTTGCCGCCAAAGCTCTTCATCAGGATTCCTCCCCGGTTTTTCGCCATGCTACCGCGTCGGGAGGATGCGATGGCCGCGGGCGGGGCGAGGATCGCGATCAGCGGAGCGTCGGGCCTGGTCGGTCGCCGACTCGGCAAGGCGCTCGAAGCCGATGGGCACACGCTGCTCCGGCTCGTGCGCCGCGAGCCGGCCCGGCGCGGCGAGGTGCTCTGGGATCCCGCGAGCGGCCGGCTCGATCCCGCCGCGCTGGAGGGGATCGACGCGTTCGTGCACCTCTCGGGAGAGAGCATTGCCTCGGGGCGCTGGTCGACCGCGCGCAAGCGCGAGATCGTCGAGAGCCGGACCGTGACCACGCGCCTGGTCTCCGCGGCGCTCGCGCGGCTGGCCTCGAAGCCCGTGCTCGTCTCGGCCTCCGCGATCGGCTACTACGGCGACCGCGGCGGCGAGTGGCTGGACGAGACGAGCCCCCCCGGCCGCGGCTTCCTGCCCGAGGTCTGCGTCGAGTGGGAGCGCGCCTGCGACGCTGCTCGAGCGGCCGGCCTGCGCGTGGTGAACCCGCGCATCGGCGTGGTCCTGGACCCGTCGGGCGGTGCGCTCGCGGCGATGCTCCTGCCGTTCCGCTTCGGGCTGGGCGGCAAGCTCGGCAGCGGCTCGCAGTACGTCGCCTGGATCACGCTCGACGATCTGGTCGGCGCGATCCGACACTGCATCGTGTCGGAGACGCTCTCCGGGCCGGTGAACGCCGTGGCGCCGGCGCCGGTCACGAACGCGGAGCTCACCACCGCGATCGCGCGGGCTCTGGGCCGGCCCGCGTTCCTGCGCGTGCCTGCTACGGCGCTACGCCTCGCGCTCGGAGAGGCCGCCGACGAGCTCCTGCTCGGCGGCGCGCGCGTCTCGTCCCGGAAGCTCGAAGCGAGCGGCTACGAGTTCCGCGATCGCGACGTCGATCGGGCGCTCGCCCGGCTGCTCGGCTGAAGTCGCGCGCGCGTCAGTGCACGCCGACGCCGGGGACCAGCGAGCTCGGCTCGATGCCCAGCGAGCGAAGCGCCTGCTCCCACATCTTCTCGGCGGGCGTGTCGAAGATCAGCGCGGGCGTGACGTCGGCCGTGAGCCACGCGCCCTGCGCGAGCTCGCCCTCGAGCTGCTGCGCGCCCCAGCCGGCGTAGCCGGCGAAGAAGCGCAGCCTGCGCGGCGGCTTCTCGACCAGCGTCCGAAAATGCTCGGGCGCGGTCGACAGCGCGATCCCGTCGGACACGTCCACCGTGCCCTCGCCCGCGATCGCGGCGCTCGGCTCGTGCAGCAGCCAGCCGGACTCGGGTGAGACGGGGCCGCCGATCCAGAGCACGGCCTCCGGATCGCCGCGCCAGCGCAGGCCGAGCGGCGACATCACCTCGATCACCGGCGTGTCGCTGGGCCGGTTCACGACGATTCCGAACGACCCCTGGTCGTTGTGCTGGACCATCAGCACGACCGCGCGCGCGAAGTTCGGGTCCTCGAGCTGCGGCATCGCCAACAGAAGTCCCGGCGCGATCCCGCTCGTGCGCATTGGCGCAGTCTAGCCGCGCGCCGATCCGCTCGCCCGGTCGATCGCGGCGTGGATCGCGTCCGAGAGCGCACAGACCGCGCGCATTCCCGACATGGATTCGGCCAGGCCGTTGGAGAGGATCGCAGCGGCGACGTCGCGGCCCGGATCGCCCCAGCCGGTGTTCACCAGGAAGTGCCCGGCGTGACCGAACGTGCCGGGCGTGGCGCGCCGTCCGCAGTCGTCCACCGATGGCAGCACGTGCTTCAGGTGCATGCCGAGCCCCCAGGGCATGTCGCGGAGCATGGTGCGGTCGCGCGTTCCCACCACGTGCGGGAACGTCGCCGTGCGCACCATCTCGGGCGAGAGGATCCGTCCGTTGCAACCGCGGCCGCCGTCGAGGAGCGCGCGGTAGAAGGCGGCGAGCGTTCGCGCGCGCGCGATCCCGCCCGCGCCGGGAATCACCGCGGCGTGCGTGCGCGGATCGCTCCAGTACGCGGCCTCGCCCGCGCTCGGCGCGCCCTTCCGGTCGCGGGTGCGCACGGTCATCGGCGGCCCGGCCAGGTCCTGCGGGCGCCCCAGGCAGAACCCGTCGCGCGGCACGCCGAGCGGCTCGAGCACGCGCGCGAAGAGAGCGTCGGCGAGCGGCCGCCCGTCGAGGCGCTGGATCAGCTCGCCGACGATGAACCAGGCCGAGAGCGGGTGGTAGCCGCGGTCGGTGCCCGGCTCCCAGAGCGCCGGCATGTCGCAGACGAAGGCGAGGCTCGCGTCCCAGTCGCGCGCGATCCGGAACAGCGCCTTGCGCGTCTCGGGCGCCGAATCTGGAAAGCCACCGCGGTGGGAGAGCAGGTGCAGGATCGTGCAGCGCTCCTTCCCGTGGGTTCCAAACTCGGGGATGTGCTTGGCGACGCGGTCTTCGAGCGCCGCGCGGCCCTCGTCGACGAGCTGAAGCAGCGCGACCGCGACCAGCGGCTTGGTCGAGCTCCACAGCACGTACGTCGAGTCGACGTGCGCCGCCTCCCCGAGCGCGCGCTCGAAGACGAGCTCGCCGCGGAAGTCGACCGCGACTTGGAGCGACGGCCGCAGGCCCGATTCGATCTGGCGCGCCATCTCGCGCTCGAGCTCCGCAAAATCCGGCTCCATCGGCCGCGCATGATACTCTGCGGGCCATGGAGCTTTCCCTCTACTACGACTACGCGTGTCCCTGGGCGTACCTCGGCAGCTGTCGCGCGGAGGCGTACTTCCGCGACCTGGGGGTCGAGATCGAATTCCGGCCGGTGCACCTGGCGCGGCTGAAGGAGCCCGGCGTCGGCAAGCCGCCCGAGCTCGGCCCGCGCAAGCAGGCCAACGCGGTGAACGATATCCGCCACTGGGCCGAGGCGATCGGCGCCGAGATCTCGCCCGACGCGCGCGCGCTGTACAAGTCCGACACGTCGCTCGCGCTCCGCTGCGCGCTGGTGGCGAAGGACCAGGGCCGCTTCCGCGAGTTCCACTACCCCGCGTACCGCGCCCGCTGGGCGCGCGCACGCGACCTGGCGCAGGAATCGGTGCTCGAAGAGCTGATCGCCGGCGCCGGCCTCGACCCCGACACCGTGCTCGCGCGCGCGCGCACGCCCGAGCTCGAGGCGCGCCTCG is drawn from Deltaproteobacteria bacterium and contains these coding sequences:
- a CDS encoding YqgE/AlgH family protein; this encodes MRTSGIAPGLLLAMPQLEDPNFARAVVLMVQHNDQGSFGIVVNRPSDTPVIEVMSPLGLRWRGDPEAVLWIGGPVSPESGWLLHEPSAAIAGEGTVDVSDGIALSTAPEHFRTLVEKPPRRLRFFAGYAGWGAQQLEGELAQGAWLTADVTPALIFDTPAEKMWEQALRSLGIEPSSLVPGVGVH
- a CDS encoding beta-lactamase family protein — protein: MEPDFAELEREMARQIESGLRPSLQVAVDFRGELVFERALGEAAHVDSTYVLWSSTKPLVAVALLQLVDEGRAALEDRVAKHIPEFGTHGKERCTILHLLSHRGGFPDSAPETRKALFRIARDWDASLAFVCDMPALWEPGTDRGYHPLSAWFIVGELIQRLDGRPLADALFARVLEPLGVPRDGFCLGRPQDLAGPPMTVRTRDRKGAPSAGEAAYWSDPRTHAAVIPGAGGIARARTLAAFYRALLDGGRGCNGRILSPEMVRTATFPHVVGTRDRTMLRDMPWGLGMHLKHVLPSVDDCGRRATPGTFGHAGHFLVNTGWGDPGRDVAAAILSNGLAESMSGMRAVCALSDAIHAAIDRASGSARG
- a CDS encoding SDR family oxidoreductase; its protein translation is MKSFGGKLAVVTGGGSGMGRELVIALASDGCHVALCDVNEESMAQTRSLARAAAKTDVRVTTHKVDISEERQVIAFRAAVAEQHQAKHIDLLFNNAGIGGGGSFVLDEREEWDKTFAVCWGGVYYCTRAFMPMLLASREAHLINTSSVNGFWASLGPRSAHTAYSAAKFAVKGFTEALINDLRNNAPHVKVSLVMPGHIGTGIVINSSRILGRDPKEMSDAQLEDARERMERMGLAVGAASNEQIRQGLQMLGEAFRDAAPMTAAAAAKVILDGVREERWRILVGADAEVLDRLVRETPEEAYETSFMERLQSQSTWAIGQ
- a CDS encoding TIGR01777 family protein, giving the protein MAAGGARIAISGASGLVGRRLGKALEADGHTLLRLVRREPARRGEVLWDPASGRLDPAALEGIDAFVHLSGESIASGRWSTARKREIVESRTVTTRLVSAALARLASKPVLVSASAIGYYGDRGGEWLDETSPPGRGFLPEVCVEWERACDAARAAGLRVVNPRIGVVLDPSGGALAAMLLPFRFGLGGKLGSGSQYVAWITLDDLVGAIRHCIVSETLSGPVNAVAPAPVTNAELTTAIARALGRPAFLRVPATALRLALGEAADELLLGGARVSSRKLEASGYEFRDRDVDRALARLLG